One region of Catenuloplanes indicus genomic DNA includes:
- a CDS encoding Ig-like domain-containing protein has product MRRAASAAIAAVLAGGLLTVPASAAQARKGGDRTPPRLTVTSYAMENSTLTVSVSASDSSGVRGVSLLVRGKVVATDTTAPYQLTADLSAYSGGEVRWKVRAVDRRGNDRTSEDRKSRVKPRPERPRPRPTPSVSPSVSPSVSPSVSPAPTETVEPAPTETD; this is encoded by the coding sequence ATGCGCAGAGCCGCATCCGCCGCCATCGCCGCCGTGCTCGCCGGAGGGCTGCTGACCGTGCCGGCCTCCGCCGCCCAGGCACGCAAGGGCGGTGACCGTACGCCGCCCCGGCTGACCGTCACGTCGTACGCGATGGAGAACAGCACGCTCACGGTGTCGGTCAGCGCGTCCGACTCCTCCGGCGTGCGGGGCGTGTCGCTGCTGGTCCGCGGCAAGGTCGTCGCGACCGACACCACCGCGCCGTACCAGCTGACCGCCGACCTGTCCGCCTACAGCGGCGGCGAGGTCCGGTGGAAGGTCCGCGCAGTCGACCGCCGCGGCAACGACCGCACCAGCGAGGACCGCAAGTCCCGGGTCAAGCCGCGCCCGGAGCGCCCGCGGCCGCGCCCGACCCCGTCGGTGTCTCCGTCGGTGTCTCCGTCCGTGTCTCCGTCCGTGTCGCCGGCCCCGACCGAGACGGTCGAGCCGGCCCCGACCGAGACGGACTGA
- a CDS encoding winged helix-turn-helix domain-containing protein: MSEIPVTSLTIGIAATPDDRRRLARLLGDTEAFLIVSSVDQARRFLDIVGSPESTMITTLAAAAPVPAAPVRPTAGEPPALRVDSDRRVLRWQDREVGLTPLEHDFLNCLVGSPGQVWTYKQLHLEVWGNEHLGRGSDLHSVVRRVRRKLAGLGTSARILSVRGVGFRYASH; encoded by the coding sequence ATGTCGGAGATCCCGGTCACATCATTGACCATCGGAATCGCGGCCACGCCGGACGACCGTCGCCGCCTGGCCCGGCTGCTCGGCGACACCGAGGCCTTCCTGATCGTCTCCAGCGTCGACCAGGCCCGGCGGTTCCTGGACATCGTCGGCTCGCCCGAGTCGACCATGATCACGACGCTGGCCGCGGCCGCGCCGGTGCCGGCCGCCCCGGTCCGGCCCACCGCCGGTGAGCCACCGGCGCTGCGCGTCGACTCGGACCGGCGCGTGCTGCGCTGGCAGGACCGCGAGGTCGGCCTCACGCCGCTGGAGCACGACTTCCTGAACTGTCTGGTCGGCTCGCCCGGCCAGGTGTGGACGTACAAGCAGCTGCACCTTGAGGTCTGGGGCAACGAGCACCTCGGCCGCGGCTCCGACCTGCACTCCGTGGTCCGCCGCGTCCGTCGCAAGCTGGCCGGGCTGGGTACCTCGGCCCGCATCCTCTCGGTGCGCGGCGTCGGCTTCCGCTACGCCTCGCACTGA
- a CDS encoding PP2C family protein-serine/threonine phosphatase, producing the protein MSSLEVVRQLLHQSHRARPEDLPGMVMAAAVQLDATALIIYLVDHQQRHLTPLLGPGTPAREPLLVDGTLAGRAYSYTDTITVDGDDRVRAWVPVLDGAERLGVLEVVADAPLTAQAVEDCKAVASLLGEIVETRSLYTDTVERVRRREPMRLPAEILRAQLPPLTFATDRLVVSGILEPCYDVAGDAFDYAVNGDIAHLALFDAAGHGSSGGTRAVMLATMALGAYRNARRSGLDLIGTYHHIDGAVRAYDRAGMITAVLAELDQRTGVLKVISAGHPSGIVLRGGKVVKVLPTPTALPVPLGDLRAPVVVEEMLEPGDQLLLYTDGITEARSRDGDLFGVDRLIDFAVKAVADRLPPPETARRLVHAILAHQDDTLQDDATVLLAEWRDTPPTDLQP; encoded by the coding sequence ATGAGCAGCTTGGAAGTGGTGCGGCAGCTGCTGCACCAGTCACATCGTGCCCGGCCGGAGGACCTGCCGGGGATGGTGATGGCCGCCGCCGTCCAGCTGGACGCCACCGCCCTGATCATCTACCTGGTCGATCACCAGCAGCGGCACCTCACTCCGCTGCTGGGCCCCGGCACACCGGCCCGTGAGCCGCTGCTGGTCGACGGGACGCTGGCCGGCCGCGCGTACAGCTACACGGACACCATCACGGTGGACGGCGACGACCGGGTAAGGGCCTGGGTGCCGGTGCTGGACGGCGCCGAGCGCCTCGGCGTACTCGAGGTGGTCGCGGACGCGCCGCTGACCGCGCAGGCGGTCGAGGACTGCAAGGCGGTCGCCTCGCTGCTCGGCGAGATCGTCGAGACCCGGAGCCTTTACACCGACACCGTCGAGCGGGTACGCCGCCGCGAGCCGATGCGGCTGCCGGCCGAGATCCTGCGCGCCCAGCTGCCGCCGCTGACGTTCGCCACCGACCGGCTGGTGGTCAGCGGCATCCTGGAGCCCTGCTACGACGTGGCCGGGGACGCGTTCGACTACGCGGTCAACGGCGACATCGCGCACCTGGCGCTGTTCGACGCGGCCGGGCACGGCTCGTCCGGCGGGACCCGCGCGGTCATGCTGGCCACGATGGCGCTCGGCGCGTACCGCAACGCCCGCCGTTCCGGCCTGGACCTGATCGGCACCTACCATCACATCGACGGCGCGGTCCGCGCCTACGACCGGGCCGGGATGATCACTGCGGTGCTCGCCGAGCTGGATCAGCGGACCGGCGTGCTGAAGGTCATCTCCGCGGGTCATCCGAGCGGCATCGTGCTGCGCGGCGGCAAGGTCGTCAAGGTGCTGCCGACACCGACCGCGCTGCCGGTACCGCTCGGTGACCTGCGCGCCCCGGTCGTGGTCGAGGAGATGCTGGAGCCCGGCGACCAGCTGCTGCTCTACACGGACGGCATCACCGAGGCCAGGTCCCGCGACGGCGACCTGTTCGGCGTGGACCGGCTGATCGACTTCGCGGTCAAGGCGGTCGCGGACCGGCTGCCGCCGCCGGAGACCGCGCGCCGCCTGGTCCACGCGATCCTCGCCCACCAGGACGACACGCTCCAGGACGACGCCACCGTCCTGCTGGCCGAGTGGCGCGACACCCCGCCGACCGACCTGCAACCCTGA
- a CDS encoding sensor domain-containing phosphodiesterase — MSAISGTPSLPVAGTGAGPDLAGLLRDGGLHTVFQPFIDLDSGAVTAYESLLRGPVATRWASPMALLDAARSTGRLADLEHASLRASLAGAAASSDGQAVTLFVNLEPRTLTDHLDVVLDALAARAEHVQVVVEITERALAADLAGVLAGAERLRAAGCAVALDDVGAEPASLAFIPLLRPEVVKLDLRLLRTVKDPATVTVAGAVQAYAEQSGAEVVAEGIETPEDLTRALVLGATLGQGWLWGRGDRGMSRTTFAPERFTARSIGPALRATPYELIGYRRRVRRAPKHLLIPLSKTLETTARQAAVPPIVLAAFEHARFFRPSTMRDFTGLAATLPFVAAFGVDMPARPAPGVRGVALSPADPLSSEWTVVVLGAHTCGALMARDLGDDGPDGDREFEFVVSYDRALVTAAAHSLAGRLTAD, encoded by the coding sequence GTGAGCGCCATATCGGGCACCCCCTCCCTCCCGGTCGCCGGCACCGGCGCCGGCCCGGATCTCGCCGGCCTGCTGCGGGACGGCGGCCTGCACACCGTCTTCCAGCCGTTCATCGATCTGGACTCCGGTGCCGTCACCGCCTACGAGTCGTTGCTGCGCGGCCCCGTGGCGACCCGGTGGGCCTCGCCGATGGCGCTGCTCGACGCCGCGCGGTCCACCGGCCGCCTCGCCGACCTGGAACACGCCTCGCTGCGCGCGTCGCTGGCCGGTGCGGCCGCGTCGTCGGACGGCCAGGCCGTGACGCTGTTCGTCAACCTCGAGCCGCGCACGCTCACCGACCACCTGGACGTCGTCCTGGACGCGCTCGCCGCCCGCGCCGAGCACGTCCAGGTGGTCGTCGAGATCACCGAGCGGGCGCTGGCCGCCGACCTCGCCGGTGTGCTGGCCGGCGCGGAACGGCTGCGCGCCGCCGGATGCGCCGTCGCGCTGGACGACGTCGGCGCGGAACCGGCGTCGCTCGCCTTCATCCCGCTGCTGCGCCCCGAGGTGGTCAAGCTGGACCTGCGCCTGCTGCGCACGGTCAAGGACCCGGCCACGGTGACCGTGGCCGGTGCGGTTCAGGCGTACGCGGAGCAGAGCGGTGCCGAGGTCGTCGCCGAGGGCATCGAGACGCCGGAGGACCTGACCCGCGCGCTGGTGCTCGGCGCCACGCTGGGTCAGGGATGGCTGTGGGGCCGCGGCGACCGCGGCATGTCGCGGACCACGTTCGCGCCGGAGCGGTTCACCGCCCGCTCGATCGGGCCGGCGTTGCGGGCCACCCCGTACGAGCTGATCGGTTACCGGCGGCGGGTCCGGCGCGCGCCCAAGCATCTGCTCATCCCGCTGTCGAAGACGCTGGAGACGACGGCCCGGCAGGCCGCGGTGCCGCCGATCGTGCTGGCCGCGTTCGAGCACGCCCGGTTCTTCCGCCCGTCGACGATGCGTGACTTCACCGGGCTCGCGGCCACGCTGCCGTTCGTCGCCGCGTTCGGTGTGGACATGCCGGCCCGTCCGGCGCCCGGCGTGCGCGGTGTCGCGCTGTCGCCGGCGGACCCGCTGTCCAGCGAGTGGACCGTGGTGGTGCTGGGCGCGCACACCTGCGGCGCCCTGATGGCCCGCGACCTCGGTGACGACGGCCCGGACGGCGACCGCGAGTTCGAGTTCGTGGTCAGCTACGACCGCGCGCTGGTCACCGCGGCAGCGCACTCGCTGGCCGGGCGCCTCACCGCGGACTGA
- a CDS encoding Kinesin light chain 2, translated as MPDERPVDMLRQRLRRLHTSAGLPKADSLKDHAHRRGHRVSRSALAAVTGGSGGMRWATVEAFIDGCAGYAASRQRPLAAQELTMTAWRELYERAFPRQRGAVRDADRCRIGAVPRPADGHQPRASVRGIAARPGRWVLTGPGGAGKTQAAVHLAEELWRGREIDLLLWIPAGSQEQIISGYGRAAAELGRPLPDALAGEGRRWLVVLDDVTDVADLEGLLPPPGGRTVITTRLPAAAVQGRDVSLPAFTRTEARDFLHARLARRPDLADDPDGVAADLGGLPLAVALAGAVMAEETLPCSWYRRRLAARGTGVHRDPERAVAASLALAVEAADRAEPAGLATPLLALSAVLDPAGIPVPVLLTATARDWLGTHAAAAGGLDAADVRAGLAALHRLGLVVADETTVTLHPLVRRLLLDDLSAAELADAATAAAEATLEAWPDQERDPGYAARLRAGVDALLGAAGDAVALHPVRARACHSRGTSGDPAGAAAAGARLAADTGRLLGADHPRALLARGNAARWLGESGDADGAIAAYEVLLAASAQVLGAHHANTWTCRSNLAYARGLAGDSAGAAAAFAALLADCEAVLGPEHPGTASARANLARWRTTAAPAEAS; from the coding sequence GTGCCCGACGAGCGCCCGGTGGACATGTTGCGGCAGCGGCTTCGCCGCCTGCACACCAGTGCCGGACTCCCGAAGGCCGACAGCCTGAAGGATCACGCGCATCGCCGGGGGCACCGGGTCAGCCGATCAGCGCTCGCCGCGGTCACCGGCGGCTCCGGCGGGATGCGCTGGGCCACGGTCGAGGCGTTCATCGACGGGTGCGCCGGCTACGCAGCCAGCCGGCAACGGCCGCTAGCGGCGCAGGAGCTGACCATGACGGCCTGGCGTGAGCTGTACGAACGGGCGTTCCCGCGGCAGCGCGGCGCCGTCCGTGACGCGGACCGGTGCCGGATCGGCGCGGTGCCCCGCCCGGCCGACGGCCATCAGCCGCGCGCGTCGGTGCGCGGCATCGCGGCGCGGCCGGGCCGCTGGGTGCTGACCGGGCCGGGCGGCGCCGGCAAGACTCAGGCGGCCGTGCACCTTGCCGAGGAGCTGTGGCGGGGGCGCGAGATCGACCTGCTGCTCTGGATCCCGGCCGGTTCCCAGGAGCAGATCATCAGCGGGTACGGCCGGGCCGCCGCCGAACTGGGCCGGCCGCTGCCGGACGCGCTCGCCGGCGAGGGCCGCCGCTGGCTGGTGGTGCTGGACGACGTCACGGACGTGGCCGACCTGGAAGGGCTGCTGCCCCCGCCGGGCGGGCGCACCGTGATCACCACCCGGCTGCCGGCCGCGGCCGTGCAGGGCCGGGACGTGTCACTGCCCGCGTTCACCCGCACCGAGGCGCGCGACTTCCTGCACGCCCGGCTGGCCCGGCGCCCGGACCTGGCCGACGACCCGGACGGCGTCGCGGCGGACCTCGGCGGGCTGCCGCTCGCGGTCGCGCTGGCCGGTGCGGTCATGGCCGAGGAGACGCTGCCCTGTTCGTGGTACCGGCGCCGGCTGGCCGCGCGCGGCACCGGCGTGCACCGCGACCCGGAGCGGGCGGTCGCGGCGTCGCTGGCGCTCGCGGTCGAGGCCGCGGACCGCGCCGAACCGGCCGGGCTGGCCACGCCACTGCTGGCGCTGTCCGCGGTGCTGGACCCGGCCGGCATCCCGGTGCCGGTGCTGCTCACCGCGACGGCCCGGGACTGGCTGGGCACGCACGCGGCCGCGGCCGGCGGGCTGGACGCGGCCGACGTCCGCGCCGGGCTGGCCGCGCTGCACCGGCTCGGCCTGGTCGTCGCGGACGAGACCACGGTGACGCTGCATCCGCTGGTCCGCCGGCTGCTGCTGGACGACCTGTCCGCGGCCGAACTGGCGGACGCGGCCACGGCCGCGGCGGAGGCGACGCTGGAGGCGTGGCCGGACCAGGAGCGCGATCCCGGCTACGCGGCACGGCTGCGGGCCGGCGTGGACGCACTGCTCGGCGCGGCCGGGGACGCGGTGGCGCTGCACCCGGTGCGGGCACGCGCGTGCCACAGCCGGGGCACGTCCGGCGACCCGGCGGGCGCGGCCGCGGCCGGTGCCCGGCTGGCCGCGGACACCGGCCGGCTGCTCGGCGCGGACCACCCGCGGGCGCTGCTGGCGCGCGGGAACGCGGCCCGCTGGCTGGGCGAGTCCGGTGACGCGGACGGCGCGATCGCGGCGTACGAGGTGCTGCTCGCGGCGTCGGCGCAGGTGCTCGGCGCACACCACGCGAACACGTGGACGTGCCGGAGCAACCTCGCGTACGCCCGCGGGCTGGCCGGGGACTCCGCCGGTGCGGCGGCCGCGTTCGCGGCCCTGCTGGCGGACTGCGAGGCGGTGCTCGGTCCCGAGCACCCGGGCACCGCCTCCGCACGCGCGAACCTGGCCCGCTGGCGCACCACCGCCGCACCCGCCGAGGCCTCCTGA
- a CDS encoding glycoside hydrolase family 6 protein, whose product MTRLIRPWTLAAALALTIPAVLLGAPAAHADPISQTSGFYVNPNSSPASWVAANPGDGRAAAIRTQIAQRPMASWFGNWSGDIAGAVGGYVAAADAVDKLPLLVAYNIPGRDACGGHSGGGAGSVAAYDAWISSFASAIGNRPAVVVVEPDSLGDFSCMNQSQINDRVGMLSRAVAQFRSKAPNTWAYLDAGNPGWVNAQTMAQRLNTAGIGNARGFALNVSNYFTTGENTNYGGQVAAALRNYGHTKPFVIDTSRNGNGANGQWCNPAGRRIGTPTQLGGGAEMLLWLKTPGESDGNCGVGGGSSAGQFLPEVAYKMIYGY is encoded by the coding sequence ATGACACGTCTGATCCGTCCTTGGACGCTGGCCGCCGCGCTGGCGCTCACCATCCCCGCGGTCCTGCTCGGCGCGCCCGCCGCGCACGCCGACCCGATCAGCCAGACCAGCGGCTTCTACGTCAACCCGAACTCCAGCCCGGCGTCCTGGGTGGCCGCCAACCCCGGCGACGGGCGTGCCGCGGCGATCCGCACCCAGATCGCGCAGCGGCCGATGGCCAGCTGGTTCGGCAACTGGAGCGGCGACATCGCGGGCGCGGTCGGCGGCTACGTCGCGGCCGCGGACGCGGTCGACAAGCTGCCGCTGCTGGTCGCCTACAACATCCCTGGCCGGGACGCGTGCGGCGGCCACTCCGGCGGCGGCGCGGGCAGCGTCGCAGCGTACGACGCGTGGATCTCGTCCTTCGCGTCCGCGATCGGCAACCGCCCCGCCGTCGTGGTCGTCGAGCCCGACTCGCTCGGCGACTTCAGCTGCATGAACCAGTCGCAGATCAACGACCGGGTGGGCATGCTGTCCCGCGCCGTCGCGCAGTTCCGGTCCAAGGCGCCGAACACCTGGGCCTACCTGGACGCCGGCAACCCCGGCTGGGTCAACGCCCAGACCATGGCGCAGCGCCTGAACACCGCGGGCATCGGCAACGCGCGCGGCTTCGCGCTCAACGTGTCGAACTACTTCACCACCGGCGAGAACACCAACTACGGCGGCCAGGTCGCCGCGGCGTTGCGCAACTACGGCCACACCAAGCCGTTCGTGATCGACACCAGCCGCAACGGCAACGGCGCCAACGGTCAGTGGTGCAACCCGGCCGGCCGCCGGATCGGCACCCCGACCCAGCTCGGCGGCGGTGCCGAGATGCTGCTCTGGCTCAAGACGCCGGGCGAGTCCGACGGCAACTGCGGCGTCGGCGGCGGCTCCTCGGCCGGCCAGTTCCTGCCCGAGGTCGCCTACAAGATGATCTACGGCTACTGA
- a CDS encoding LacI family DNA-binding transcriptional regulator, producing the protein MAAEALRRQPTLDEVAARAGVSRSAASRAINNAPHVSRATRAAVERAVEELGYLPDRTARALATRRTGIVALAVSHDDPQLFADPFFAQVIVGVSAALEETDLHLLLCLASAGRGRARLTYLLRTRGVDGIMLMALHGDDPLTRIVQQAGLPAVYGGLPAHFRPRWYVDADNAGGARLATEHLIGLGRTRIVTITGERGTEVAEARHRGYREALIMAGLTPHGTAEGDFTEAGGAAAMTALLERHPDLDAVFAASDNMAAGALRALASAGRAVPAEVAVVGFDDLGIATRTDPPLTTVHQPIQALGGEMTRMLLGVIDGQDRVPVVLPTHLVRRGTA; encoded by the coding sequence ATGGCGGCAGAGGCGCTCCGGCGGCAGCCCACCCTCGACGAGGTGGCGGCGCGGGCCGGTGTGTCCCGGTCAGCGGCGTCCCGGGCGATCAACAACGCGCCGCACGTCAGCCGCGCCACCCGGGCCGCGGTCGAGCGGGCCGTCGAGGAGCTCGGCTACCTTCCGGACCGCACCGCCCGCGCGCTGGCCACCCGCCGAACCGGGATCGTCGCGCTCGCGGTCTCGCACGACGATCCGCAGCTGTTCGCCGACCCGTTCTTCGCCCAGGTCATCGTGGGCGTGTCCGCGGCGCTCGAGGAGACCGACCTGCACCTGCTGCTGTGCCTGGCCAGCGCGGGCCGCGGGCGGGCCCGGCTGACGTACCTGCTGCGCACCCGGGGCGTCGACGGCATCATGCTGATGGCGCTGCACGGCGACGACCCGCTGACCCGGATCGTGCAGCAGGCCGGCCTACCGGCCGTCTACGGCGGCCTGCCGGCGCACTTCCGGCCCCGGTGGTACGTCGACGCGGACAACGCCGGCGGGGCCCGGCTGGCCACCGAGCACCTGATCGGGCTCGGCCGCACCCGGATCGTCACCATCACCGGCGAGCGCGGCACCGAGGTGGCCGAGGCCCGGCACCGCGGCTACCGGGAAGCCCTGATCATGGCCGGGCTCACCCCGCACGGTACCGCGGAGGGGGACTTCACCGAGGCCGGCGGCGCGGCGGCGATGACCGCGCTGCTGGAGCGGCACCCGGATCTCGACGCCGTCTTCGCGGCCAGCGACAACATGGCCGCCGGGGCGCTGCGTGCGCTCGCCTCGGCCGGCCGGGCCGTACCGGCCGAGGTGGCGGTGGTGGGCTTCGACGACCTGGGCATCGCGACCCGCACCGATCCGCCACTGACCACGGTGCACCAGCCGATCCAGGCGCTGGGCGGCGAGATGACCCGCATGCTGCTCGGGGTGATCGACGGGCAGGACCGGGTGCCGGTCGTCCTCCCCACCCACCTGGTGCGGCGCGGTACGGCCTGA
- a CDS encoding HPF/RaiA family ribosome-associated protein: MTTAASPATVATCLRVGAGFSQGDRNWIAEQFATLDARLASFDVDATELEVSVKDREAKGQKVTLECWIAGRPKIVTTSAEEDLHAALNDVRDDLRRKLNDQKSRQEPRNNRHLREGRPEIEEPELIPAEGLPARD, encoded by the coding sequence ATGACTACCGCCGCGAGCCCGGCCACCGTCGCCACCTGTCTGCGGGTCGGCGCCGGATTCTCCCAGGGGGACCGGAACTGGATCGCCGAGCAGTTCGCCACGCTGGACGCGCGCCTCGCCTCGTTCGACGTCGACGCCACCGAGCTGGAGGTGTCGGTCAAGGACCGCGAGGCGAAGGGCCAGAAGGTCACGCTGGAGTGCTGGATCGCCGGCCGCCCGAAGATCGTCACCACCTCGGCCGAGGAGGACCTGCACGCCGCGCTGAACGACGTGCGTGACGACCTGCGCCGCAAGCTCAACGACCAGAAGTCCCGCCAGGAGCCGCGGAACAACCGCCACCTGCGCGAGGGACGGCCGGAGATCGAGGAGCCGGAGCTGATCCCGGCCGAGGGCCTGCCGGCCCGCGACTGA
- a CDS encoding carboxylesterase family protein, with the protein MTTTTPGAHRSADDEPWTATPVRVTGGLLRGRRERGLTVLRGVRYATAARFAAPEPEAPWDGERDALADVGVPPQPASRPTSPLGVITVGTLTEDCLRLTVATPAADDRRRPVLVFLHGGGYRSGSAAWGRYDVRRLAREGDTVVVGVGSRTGALGWLRLPGLAPGNLGLADQVTALRWIRDNIAGLGGDPDRITLAGHSSGAHAVVCLIGTPAARGLFHRAIVQSPPLGLGLGSPAASARASAAFLRRLGTDPRAASVADIVAAQERAERDLAVRTVGGLVPAFMPVAGADPLPAPDAWRAEALANAENLQIIAGTAERELAYFFRNTPLATVPGLERTSTARVFARPTQRFAELMAAGGARVHTYRIGAPGPALPLRGAHCGELPWLLGTEPDWAGAPILNGRSWPEIDADGAPMRAAWLRFTATGDPGWPAGPAHPYRF; encoded by the coding sequence ATGACCACGACCACACCGGGCGCGCACCGATCCGCGGACGACGAACCGTGGACGGCCACGCCGGTGCGCGTCACCGGCGGCCTGCTGCGCGGGCGCCGGGAGCGCGGCCTGACCGTGCTGCGCGGCGTCCGGTACGCGACCGCGGCCCGCTTCGCCGCACCGGAGCCCGAGGCGCCGTGGGACGGCGAGCGGGACGCGCTCGCCGACGTGGGCGTGCCACCGCAGCCCGCGTCCCGGCCCACGTCCCCGCTCGGCGTGATCACGGTCGGCACGCTGACCGAGGACTGCCTGCGGCTCACCGTCGCCACCCCGGCCGCGGACGACCGCCGCCGCCCGGTGCTGGTTTTTCTGCACGGCGGCGGCTACCGCTCCGGCAGCGCCGCCTGGGGCCGGTACGACGTACGCCGGCTGGCCCGCGAGGGCGACACCGTGGTGGTCGGCGTCGGCAGCCGGACCGGCGCGCTCGGCTGGCTGCGCCTGCCCGGCCTCGCACCCGGCAACCTCGGGCTCGCCGACCAGGTGACCGCGCTGCGCTGGATCCGGGACAACATCGCGGGCCTGGGCGGCGACCCGGACCGCATCACGCTGGCCGGCCACTCGTCCGGCGCGCACGCGGTCGTCTGCCTGATCGGCACGCCGGCCGCGCGCGGGCTGTTCCACCGCGCGATCGTGCAGAGCCCGCCGCTCGGCCTCGGGCTGGGCTCACCGGCCGCGTCCGCGCGCGCGTCCGCCGCGTTCCTGCGCCGGCTCGGTACCGACCCGCGCGCCGCGAGCGTCGCGGACATCGTGGCCGCGCAGGAACGCGCCGAACGTGACCTGGCCGTGCGCACGGTCGGCGGGCTGGTGCCGGCGTTCATGCCGGTCGCGGGCGCGGACCCGCTGCCCGCACCGGACGCCTGGCGTGCCGAGGCGCTGGCGAACGCCGAGAACCTCCAGATCATCGCGGGTACGGCGGAACGCGAGCTCGCCTACTTCTTCCGCAACACGCCGCTGGCCACCGTGCCGGGCCTGGAACGGACGTCGACCGCCCGCGTCTTCGCCCGCCCCACGCAGCGGTTCGCCGAGCTGATGGCCGCGGGCGGCGCTCGCGTGCACACGTACCGGATCGGCGCGCCCGGCCCCGCACTACCGCTGCGCGGCGCACACTGCGGCGAGCTGCCGTGGCTGCTCGGCACGGAGCCGGACTGGGCCGGCGCGCCGATCCTGAACGGCCGCTCCTGGCCCGAGATCGACGCGGACGGTGCCCCGATGCGCGCCGCCTGGCTGCGCTTCACCGCCACCGGCGACCCGGGCTGGCCCGCCGGCCCGGCCCACCCGTACCGCTTCTGA